The Chitinophagaceae bacterium nucleotide sequence TTTCATGGAATAACTGCTGCCACTGGCGCACCATTCCGAGAAACTGATTATTGAGAATTAATAATTTTACGTTTGGTTTGAATTGCATTATGGTTCCTAACTCCTGTATCGTCATCTGGAAACCACCATCACCGATTACTGCAATTACTGTACGATCAGGATCGCCATATGCAGCACCGATTGCTGCAGGCAATGCATAACCCATTGTTCCCAATCCGCCACTGGTGATATTACTTTTTGTGCGGTTCATTTTTGCATAACGGCAGGCTACCATCTGGTGCTGACCAACATCTGTTACAATAATCGCTTCACCTTTTGTGATTTCATTTACCAGTGAAATCACTTCGCCCATGGTTAAGATATCAGTAGTTGGATGAAGCTCTTCATTAATGCAAACAGATTTTTCTTTATCCATGCAATCATGAAATTTCTGTAACCACTGCGGATATACTTTCGATTTAACCAATGCAGTGAGCATCGGTAATGTTTCTTTACAATCGCCCCAAACAGGAACAGTTGTTTTTACATTCTTATCAATTTCCGATGGGTCGATATCGAGATGAATCACTTTCGCCTGTTTGGCATATTTATCTAATCTTCCTGTAACACGATCATCGAAACGCATACCAACAGCAATCAGCACATCACATTCATTCGTTAATAGGTTAGGGCCGTAGTTACCATGCATTCCCAGCATACCAACTGCCAATGGATGATCTGTTGGAATTGCACTCATTCCCATGATTGTCCATGCAGAAGGAATCCCTGCTTTTTCAATAAACTGTTTGAATTCTTTTCTGCTTTACCAAGAATTACTCCCTGGCCAAAAATCACAAAAGGACGCTGAGCTTCATTGATGAGCTTTGCAGCTTCTTCAACATATTTCTTACGCACAATTGGTTTGGGGCGATAACTTCTGATATGATTACACTTTGTATAACCTTCATAATCGAACAACTGCAATTGAGCATTCTTTGTAATATCAATCAGCACTGGTCCTGGTCTTCCGCTGCCGGCAATATAAAATGCTTTTGCTAATGCCGCAGGAATTTCAGAAGCATCTGTTACCTGGTGATTCCATTTAGTAACAGGTGTAGTAATGTTGATCACATCTGTTTCCTGGAATGCATCTGTACCAAGCAAATGAGCAAATACCTGTCCTGTAATACACACAACCGGAGTTGAATCGATCATCGCATCAGCTAAACCTGTTACAAGATTTGTTGCACCGGGACCACTTGTTGCAAACACAACACCTGTTCTGTTGCCTGCTCTTGCAAAACCCTGAGCTGCATGAATAGCTCCCTGTTCATGGCGAACAAGGATATGCTGTAAACGGTCATGATAATCGTACAATGCATCATAGATCGGCATGATGGCTCCGCCGGGATATCCAAATACAGTTGTAACACCCTCGTTTACGAGTGCATCCATTACTGCCTGGCCACCGGTTACTGATTGTATTTTCTTTTCAGTCAATTTCTGTTCTTTTACTTCAAGCGTTTCCATAACAATGATTTTAAAATTCGTTAAGCTTCGTCTGTTACACAACCTTCACTTGCATCTTTTACAACCCGTGCATATTTAAAGAGTACACCTTTTGTTGCTTTCAGAGCTGGTTGTTTCCATTTCTTTCTTCTTTCGGCAATCACTTCATCAGCAACTTTGAGGTTTATTTTATTGGAAGTTGCATCCAGTTCAATAATGTCATCATCCTGTACCAGTGCAATCAAACCTCCTTCAAATGCTTCCGGAGTGATGTGACCGACGACAAAACCATGTGAGCCACCGCTGAATCTCCCATCAGTAATCAATGCCACATCTTTACCTAAACCTGCTCCTGTTATAGCCGAAGTTGGTTTCAGCATTTCAGGCATGCCAGGTGCACCTTTCGGACCTTCATATCTTATGACCACCACATCTCCTTTTTTCACTCTACCATTTGCAATACCTTCCACCAAATGTTTTTCTCCATCAAATACTCTTGCCGGACCTTCGAAACGTTCGCCTTCCTTTCCACTGATTTTTGCAACGCTTCCTTTTTCAGCCAGGTTGCCATATAGAATCTGTAAATGACCCGTTGCTTTCAATGGCGTTTCTAACGGATAAATTATTTTTTGTGTGTCGAAGTTTATGGGTTCAGTATCTTTTAAATTTTCTGCCACTGTTTTTCCTGTTACTGTTAAACAATCGCCATGCAGCAACCCTTTATCCAGTAAATATTTCATTACGGCAGGTACTCCGCCATGTGCATGTAACTCCTGCATTAAATATTTTCCACTCGGTTTAAAATCAGCCAGTACAGGTGTTTTATCACTGATGCATTGAAAATCATCCTGAGTAAGATCAACATCAACGCTTTTAGCCATTGCAATTAAATGCAATACAGCATTCGTGCTTCCGCCAAATATCATCACAGTAACAATTGCATTTTCAAATGCTTTTTTTGTCATGATGTCTCTCGGCTTAATATCTTTTTCAAGCAATAACTTTATTGCTTTACCTGCATCGAGGCATTCTGTTTGTTTATCATCGCTGATGGCTGGGTTAGAAGAAGAATAAGGTAAACTCATTCCCAATGCTTCAATTGCAGCAGCCATTGTATTAGCAGTATACATTCCTCCGCATGCACCAGCGCCGGGGCAACTGTGTTTCACTACTTCTTTAAAATCTTCAGGAGTGATGGTGCCGGATAATTTTTTTCCCAATGCCTCAAAAGCAGAAATAATATTCAGTTCTTCTCCTTTATGATGACCAGGAGCAATGGTTCCGCCATACACCATAATAGAAGGACGGTTTAAACGACCCATCGCCATAATAGCGCCCGGCATATTTTTATCACAGCCCGGCAATGCAATTAATCCATCATAATAAAATCCACCACAAACACTTTCAATACTGTCTGCAATTAAATCACGGCTCACCAGCGAATAACGCATACCGTCCGTACCATTGCTGATACCATCGCTGATACCAATCGTATTAAAAATCAATCCCACTAAATCATTTGCCCACACTCCTTCTTTCACCACTTTAGCAAGATCATTCAAGTGCATATTGCAGGTGTTACCATCGTAACCCATGCTTGCAATACCAACCTGTGCTTTTTTTAAATCTTCGTCTGTTAATCCAATGCCGTACAACATGGCCTGTGCAGCCGGTTGTGTTTCATCCTGCGTTAAAATCTTCGAGTATTTGTTTAATTCGCTCATATCAATTCCGGTACTTTTATATATTCCTTTTCAATTACTTTACATGCATATGCTTCCTGAATTTTCTTACTCACTGTTTCATTCCAGGGTTTTGGAAATTTCACATCATCGAGGCTTTCAAACCCAATTACTTCAGCAGCGGTGCCACAATAAAATGCAGCATCCGCCTGTTTCAACTCTTCAACAGTAAAAAACTTTTCTTCGGTTTCAATATTCAATTCGGCACAGATTTCAAAAACAGTTGCTCTTGTGATACCGGGTAAAATATTTCCTAATGCGGGAGTAAACAGTTTGCCATCTTTTTCATAAAACAGGTTTGCACCCGGTCCTTCTGCTACATTTCCATTCATATCTGTAAGCAATGCTTCATCAAATCCATTTGCTTTTGCTTCATGACTTGCCAGTAAAGAGTTTACATAATGACCGGCTGCTTTTGCATGAATCTTAAACCCTTTTGGATTGGGACGTTCAAATGAACTCGTCATGATACGCAATAACCTGTCGCCCAGAAATGGCTGCATTGGCCAAACTTCTATAACAATGAATGACTGCTCATTTTTTGCAAAGCTCATATTTGCCGGAGCATAAACAACCGGACGGATATATGCATCCTGCAGATCATTTCTTTTCAGCACTTCATAAGTGGCATCAATCAATTCCTCTGTTGTCCAGTGATAAGGCAGATTTAAAGCATCAGCAGAATTTTTCAAACGCACATAATGTTCCACTTCTTTAAAAATCTTTGTTTCGCCATTCACTGTTTTATACGAACGGATTCCCTCAAACACGCTGTAACCATAGTGTAAGCTCTGGCTGTAGAAATCCATCTTTGCTTCGGAAGCTTTTACAAACTCTCCGTTCAGATACAAAACCGTTTCGTTATTATAATATGATGCCATAATGTTCCAATAAAAAACCCGCCTCTCATGAGGCGGGTTGATGTTATTTTTTAGTTTTTTGTTTCGTTACATACAACTTGTGCCTCCGTTGGTAATAGTTAAAATAATGACAGCCACAATTAGAATTGTGACAGATGAAATGACATTATATAAACTGCTTTTCAACATTGACGTTTATTGTATTACGAATATACCGCCTTAATTTTTATATACAAAGAACTATTTGGTTTTTCACCACGTAAATCATCCTCTTATCAGATAATGGTTGATTTACGCAGCTCAATGTTTTCCTTATGAATTGCCCCCGGAATTTTCCCGCTTACATAATCACTGATCAAATCACCAATGGTACTGGTAAAATAAAAATTCACCGGATCAATATCTTTTGTTACAAAATTGTTCTGCAAAGTCCAGTCAACGGCTTCACGAATTACTTTTGCTTCTTTTGTCAATCCAAAATGATCAAGCAGTAAAGCTGCTGATAAAATAGAACCTGTTGGATTCGCAATATCTTTTCCTGCTGCCTGCGGATATGAACCATGAATCGGTTCAAACAAAGCAGGGCCATTTCCAACAGAAGCAGATGGCAGCATACCTAATGATCCGCTGAGTACACTTGCTTCATCACTGATGATATCGCCAAACAGGTTTTCTGTTAAGATCACATCAAACTGCTTGGGGTTTAAGATCAGCTGCATGGCAGCATTGTCAACAAACATATAATCAACCGTTACATTGCTGTACTGCGTTGCTATTTCCTGTACCACTTTGCGCCAGAGCCTGGATGTTTCCAGTACATTGGCTTTATCAATCAGTGTTAATTTTTTTCTGCGCTTTTGTGCATATTGAAAAGCAAGATGGGCAATGCGTTCAATTTCTTCACGACTGTAACCGCATTCATCACTTGCATAATTTCCATCTTCACTAGTATGCTTCTTTCACAAATAAATACCACCTGTCAGTTCACGGAAAATAACACAATCAACTACTGCGAGTTGTTTTGGTTTAAATGGTGATAGGTGCTGTAACGATGGTTAAGCAGTAATGGGGCGAATATTTGCAAACAGCTGCAATGCTTTCCGTATGCCGAGTATTCCCTGCTCCGGGCGAACCTTTGCAGTTGGATCATTATCATATTTCGGGTGACCAACAGCGCCAAACAGTACTGCGTCACTGTCTAAACAGATATCAATTGTTTCCGTTGGTAAAGCCGAGCCTGTTTTATCAATTGCATCCGCACCAATCAAAGCTTCTTTGTATTCAAAATGATGTCCAAATTCAAGAGCAATGGCGTTTAATACTTTAATGGATTGTGCCGTTACTTCAGGTCCAATTCCATCACCATTTAATACTGCTATTTTCTTTTGCATAGGTATAGGTTTAAGGTTGTGTTTTTCAAACTACTGTTGCAGACTGGTATTGCTTTGCCAGAGCCTGCAGATCTTCATCATTTACTTCTTTCTTCGTGTCGGCCACTTCTAAGAATTTTTCATACAATGCATCCACATCATCACGGTTAAAATCAAAACCAAGTTTATGAAAACGGAAAGCAAGAGCACTTCTGCCGCTGCGTGCAGTCAACACAATTTTACTTGCATCGGCTCCCACCTCAACGGGGTTAATGATTTCATAGTTCTGTGCATTTTTCAAAAATCCATCCTGGTGAATACCGCTGCTGTGTGCAAAAGCATTACTGCCAACAATTGCTTTGTTGGGCTGCACCGGCATACGCATGATATCACTTACCAAACGGCTCATTGGGTTAAGTTCTTTGGTTTTAACATTGGTATAGAAACCAAGATCGCTGTGCTGTTTCAGCACCATCACCACTTCTTCCAGGGAAGTATTGCCGGCCCGCTCACCTAATCCGTTTATGGTACATTCTATTTGTCGTGCACCGGCAATTACCCCAGCTATCGAATTAGCAGTGGCTAACCCGAGGTCATTATGGCAATGACAACTTATAACGGCCTTATCGATATTGGGTACATTATTGATTAAAAAAGCTATTTTTTCTCCGTATTGATAAGGCAAACAATAACCGGTTGTATCAGGAATATTTACCACTGTTGCACCGGCAGCAATCACTGCTTCAATTACACGGGCAAGATATTCGTTCTCTGTACGCCCGGCATCTTCTGCATAAAACTCCACATCATCCACAAAATTCTTTGCCCACTTTACACATTGCACAGCCCTTACGAGAATTTCTTCCCGTGTAGAGTTGAATTTTGTTTTGATATGAAAATCACTTGTTCCTATTCCTGTATGTATGCGTGGATGCTTCGCATGTTTCAACGCAGCAGCAGCTGTTTCAATATCTTTTAAAACGGCCCTGCTTAATCCGCAAACCTACGCATGTTTAATTACTTTGGAAATTTCAGAAACACTTTCAAAGTCACCCGGACTTGAAATGGGGAACCCAGCTTCTATAATATCAACTCCTAAATCTTCCAGCTTTAATGCCAATTCTATTTTCTCTGTGCTGTTCAGTTTACAACCTGGTACCTGTTCTCCGTCTCTGAGAGTGGTATCAAAAATGTACACTTGTTTTTCGGCCATAACATTCTTTAATGGTGTAAAAAAACAGGCTGCCCACTTCGATTTTTCGTCTAAGGGTCGAAGTAACCAACCTGCCCCATAAAATTATTTTACTTTGAGGGGAGTTACAAACTATTATTTCATGTATTTTACAACAGATAAGGGTTGTACATTGCACCCAACTCGCTGTTTTTAAAGGATTTAGATAAGAACTAATTACGATGCCCAACCGCTCTACAGATACGGTCTTTCAGTTGGTAAAATCGCTTGAAAAGAGCGAAAAGCGCAATTTCAAGCTATATGTGAAGCGAAACTCTGCCGATTCCAACTTAAAAGTGATTCAGCTTTTTGACGCCATGGACCGGATGGAGGCCTATGATGAAGCCATTTTGCTCAAAAAAACCAGCGGATTACCAAACAGCAACTGTCGAATTTAAAGGCCCATTTATATAAATCCATTCTTTCCAGCCTCCGTTTAATAAAGCAGGAAGATAATATAACCATTCAGCTGCACGAGCAGATGGACTTTGCCCGCATACTCTATAATAAGGGTCTGTACCTGCAAACCCTGAAAGTGCTGGAAAAGATGAAAGAGCTGGCAAAACAGTTTGAACAGATCACCTACCTGCAGCAGATATTGTTTTTTGAAAAGAAGATTGAAGCACTGTATATCACAAGAAGTATGCAGGACAGGGCCGATCAGCTGACAGATGAATCAAACACAGTTGATAAAAAGCTATCTGATATTTCACACCTGTCAAATTTATCACTACAGTTATATAGCTGGTATATTAAACATGGTGTGGCAAGAAATGAAAAAGAAGGTAATGAGGTAAAGCATTATTTCGAAACACATTTACCAAAGCATGCAGAAACACTGAAGGGCTTTTATGAGCAGTTGTATGTGTACCAGTCTTATTCTTGGGTGGCATTTATTAACCAGGACTTTTTATTGTATTATCGCTATACACAGAAATGGGTTGACCTTTTTGAAAAACAACCTGCCATGATTGAAGCAGAAACTGCACACTATATTAAAGGTCTTCACAATTTAATGAGTGCCCATTTTGATGTGCAGAATGAAAAGAAGCTGAATGAAACCATTGAGTTGTTTGAAAAATTTACGCAGCGAAAAGTGGTGCAGCAAAATGATAACTACCGCATTCTTTGTTTTGTGTACCTGTATATTTCCAAGATCAATAAACATTTTGTTGAAGGCACATTTACAGAAGGATTAAGACTAGTTCCGCATATAGAAGAAAAGCTGGATGAATATGAACTGTATCTCGACCGGCATCGTGTGCTCACTTTCTATTATAAGATTGCCTGTTTATACTTCGGAAGCGGTAACAATGAAAAAGCTATTGAATACCTGAACAAGATCATTAACTGGAAAGTTGATTTGCGTACCGATCTGCAATGCTATGCACGACTGCTGCACCTGATTGCACATTACGAGCTGGGTAATTTTGATTTGCTTGAATATCTCATTAAATCAGTTTACCGCTTCATGGGTAAAATGGAAAACCTGAGTGGAGTTGAAGAAGAAATGTTCAGATTCCTGCGTCAATCGTTTAAGCTATCGCCCGATAAATTCAAACCGGCTTTTGAAAAATTACTGGAACGCATCAGAAAATATGAAGGCAACCGTTTTGAAACAAGAGCATTTGTTTATCTTGATATAATCAGCTGGCTCGAAAGCAAGATTGAAAACATTCCGGTTCAGAAGATCATCCACGAAAAATATAAACGGAAGAAATAAAAACTTTTAATCAACCTTATCTGTTAGAACACTTATGAAATTCTATTCACTTGCATGTTTTCTG carries:
- the ilvD gene encoding dihydroxy-acid dehydratase, whose translation is MSELNKYSKILTQDETQPAAQAMLYGIGLTDEDLKKAQVGIASMGYDGNTCNMHLNDLAKVVKEGVWANDLVGLIFNTIGISDGISNGTDGMRYSLVSRDLIADSIESVCGGFYYDGLIALPGCDKNMPGAIMAMGRLNRPSIMVYGGTIAPGHHKGEELNIISAFEALGKKLSGTITPEDFKEVVKHSCPGAGACGGMYTANTMAAAIEALGMSLPYSSSNPAISDDKQTECLDAGKAIKLLLEKDIKPRDIMTKKAFENAIVTVMIFGGSTNAVLHLIAMAKSVDVDLTQDDFQCISDKTPVLADFKPSGKYLMQELHAHGGVPAVMKYLLDKGLLHGDCLTVTGKTVAENLKDTEPINFDTQKIIYPLETPLKATGHLQILYGNLAEKGSVAKISGKEGERFEGPARVFDGEKHLVEGIANGRVKKGDVVVIRYEGPKGAPGMPEMLKPTSAITGAGLGKDVALITDGRFSGGSHGFVVGHITPEAFEGGLIALVQDDDIIELDATSNKINLKVADEVIAERRKKWKQPALKATKGVLFKYARVVKDASEGCVTDEA
- the ilvE gene encoding branched-chain-amino-acid transaminase → MASYYNNETVLYLNGEFVKASEAKMDFYSQSLHYGYSVFEGIRSYKTVNGETKIFKEVEHYVRLKNSADALNLPYHWTTEELIDATYEVLKRNDLQDAYIRPVVYAPANMSFAKNEQSFIVIEVWPMQPFLGDRLLRIMTSSFERPNPKGFKIHAKAAGHYVNSLLASHEAKANGFDEALLTDMNGNVAEGPGANLFYEKDGKLFTPALGNILPGITRATVFEICAELNIETEEKFFTVEELKQADAAFYCGTAAEVIGFESLDDVKFPKPWNETVSKKIQEAYACKVIEKEYIKVPELI